The genomic window ATTTCCTACAAACTACAGAGTGTTTGTTTCTCAAGGGCCTGGAAGCCAGTCCTTTGAAATGTAGGGTAgggcctctgtctcccagtctctgGGAGGATAAAAATCTAACTTCAGTAATTGCCAGGTAGCAGACACAGCTGGCCTAATCACATTTATACTGAGAAACCCTCTGTAATTTTTCACTTCCATGACTCTACTGAGTCCCTGCTTGCTTTCCTTCCCTACTCCCTCATTTTCCCTCTAAAATGCCCAGTCACCTCTTTGCAAATCAGAATGAAGCTCAgctctttcctcttctgtcaGTAGTTACTGAATAAAATCTGTCTTCACTGCTTTAACTAATGTTACTTAAACCACAGATTTCTGGCCCCACACTCAGAGTTTCTTATCCTGGAGGTCTGAGGTGAAGCCtgaaaatgtacatttctttttttgagactcagtctcgctctgtcacccaggctggagtgcagtggcgcgacctcggctcactgcaagctctgcctcccgggttcacgccattctcctgcctcagcctcccgagtagctgggactacaggcgcccgccactgcgcccagctaattttttgtatttttagtagagatggggtttcaccgtgttagccaagatggtctcgatctcctgacctcgtgatccacccgcctcggccccccaaagtgctgggattacaggcgtgagccaccgtgcccggcctgaaaatgtgcatttctaataGTTTGCAGGTGATGCTGATGTGCTTGCTCCAGAGACATacttttgagaatcactgctctggtcaggcacggtggctcatgcctgtaatcccagcactttgggaggccgaggtgggcagattacttgaggccaggagttcgagaccaccctggccaacatggtgaaaccctgtctctactaaaaatacaaaaattagccaggtgtggtggcacgtgcctgtagtcccagctactcgggaggctgaggcagaagaatcacttgattgcttgaacctggggggtgtaggttgcagtgagccgagatcatgccactgtactccagccggggcgacagagtgagactccatctcagaaaaaaaaaaaaagagaatcactGCTCTGGCTGATCAATTATGGTCCCTATTCACAGATTTGATCTTCTAGTGATACAGATTCTTTAAAACCTTATTTGACTGCCTGTTGCTTTCATTTGAGGGTACTCAGAATGCTAAAAACAAGTGCCAAGAATCTTGTCAAGTTAGGCTCTTTGAAGCTTCAGATCTGCTAAAGGGAACAGCCTGGATCATCCTGTTGTGGCTTCTATTCATCACATTTAGGAGAGCTGGAGAACAAGGAGTACTACTTAGGAGGCAGACATAGATAACTTCGTTCCAATTGCCTTGATGCCAGTTTCCTAACTGGTGAAACCTTTGAGACAAAATTGAGATTCTGCTGTAATTCAGCAAGGCCAACGAATATCTGACCCTCAGCAAATGCAGATCTCTTGATATAAGCAAAGGGGCTGCTGTTTTGAGTCCCAAGAGCAATAAGCAAATGCTTCACCACCAAATAACACAGAATGCCAACTTCCTTCCCATCAACTGATGCAGAGGTCTCTGATCTCTATCTGTTCTAATTTTagggtctctacaaaaaataacattattcaggcgtggtggcatgtgcctgtagtcccaggctactcaggaggctgaggctgaagtcgaggctgcagtgagctgtaatcacaccactgcattatCTGGAACCTGAGAATTGAACACAGTGAAGACTCTATTTCTCACCTTTGCTCTTCTCTGAAAGTctgcattttttctctctttctgcagaCCAGCATCTTTCACTTCTGTCCCTCTGGTGGGAAAATTGGTTGACAGCTCCCAAGCTTTACACTTAGAGAAAAGCTGATATCTCTTGTCCAATTccaaatttctagaaaatgagATTTTGATTGCCCCAGGTTGGATTAGCTGCCCACCTCTGACCCAATAAGCTATGGTTATAGGAACACGACAGTTTTTGCCATAACCCTATaaatgggggaagggggagggtcAATTCCCGGAAAAGAGGGGCTGGGCAGACAGTCCCATAGGTGTCCATTATACTAAAAAACCTCCATTCCTTCCATCCTTCATCCCTTCAAGCCACTGCTCTCTCCTTTCACTGCTTGCTTTCAAGAGTTAACTATGTACACTGCCTTGCCATCTACTTATTCTTTGACAATCTGGCTTGTTCCATCTCcactattttataatttcttttatgtaGCTTGAAGCTTTTTTGCTTTTGCATCCTAATAGAGTAGTCCCCTATCTCATTCATCCTGATCACTCTTGGGTTCTGCACTTCTGCATTCGAACTCTGCCTGCCATTATCTCCCACCTTCCAGTAAGTTCCAAGCCAGATCTGGCTACTACTCATTTCAGATCTTGTTTTCTGCTCTATTCCTGCTGAAAGAGTGGGCCGGCCCTAAAAGCCAGAAAGAAGACAGGCACTGCATCTGTTTCATCTCAGTatgttgaaaatacatttttcaaaagattatGACTCCATACATCTGAAATTAGAGCCCTTGCAGCTATTTAGAAAAGCTCCCGACAGACTAAAACACAATGAAGTTTGGAAACCAAAGGCCCTAACCATAGGACATAGTGGATCTGGGAGTACCAAAAAGGTACAATTTGTAATGTAATTTGTGTTGGTAATTATCTCCCTGCCCAAAGAGATGCTGAGGGCAAGGATATTCTATTTAACTTTGTCTCTGCATTGCCTTAGGCAAGTAAataatgtaagtttttttttaattatttttatttttttttcttgagacggagtctggctctgtcaccaggctggagtacagtgacatgatcttggctcactgcaacctctgcctcccaggttcaagcgattctcctgcctcagcttccccagtagctgggattacaggcacgtgccaccacgcccggctaatttttgtatttttagtagagacggggtttcaccatgttggccaggatgttctccatctcctaacctcgtgatctgcccgccgtcTTTCTTAATTGGGACCAACAGCTCTTTAAATATTATCTTTCCACTAAGGGGAAAATCCTCCCTCCTGGGGAGTTTTAGCTCACTTTAGCTGGATTCAGCCAATCCACTCTTAACTTCCATTCCCATGATGCATCAATCCATCCCCCAAAactctttttccagaaaaaagcAGTAAATAACCTAAGCAACTCAGTGGGATGCAGGGAGTTGGAGTGCAACTCCTAAACACTCATCATCACGCCCCGCTTCCTGTGACCCTGTGAGCGCAAGGGCTGAGAAGGGTGGTAGTCTGGTTCCTCGACTATATCCCAAGGCCATAGAGAAGACTACAACTACCAAGATGCCCctctccccgccccgccccgccccgcccctcctcGCTCCCCTTCCTCCAGCTAGAAAGCATGTACCACCGAGAAGACGAGGCAACATGGCTCCCGGAGGTGGAAGAAAGAGGCTTCACCCCTTCTAAAGCGGGAAGAAGAGCGGccggaaaggagaaaaaagagaagtgacTAGAGCCCATCCTCGCTTTTATCCTCCCAGCCTCTCCCGGGTCCCGTCTGCCTCACCCCTTCTCTCTACCCAAATCCAATTTGTGGTCTCCTCCCCTCTCCGCCCTCATTCCCTCGCTTTCTCACCCCTCCCCTCGGGAATCCTTTTCCCGCCCCCCCCCTCGCCCCCCGCGGAGTGCGCACGCGCCCGCCCCCAGCTTCGCGCCCAGATCGTCGCCTAGCCTGCTCGCGCAGCCGCTGTCGCGTCTGCCCACCGACGAAGCATGGGTGTCCAGGGCTTCCAAGAGTTCCTGGAGAAGCGCTGTCCCGGGGCCGTGGTGCCCGTGGACCTCCTCAAACTCGCGCGCACGGTCTCgcgccagcagcagcagcagcacttgCACCGCCAGCTGCCGCCGACGGCAGCCCTAGCGCCCGGGGCTCCACGCGCCGCCAGGGGCTCCGTGCCTCTGCAACCGCCGCTTCCGCCCGCTGCCTTGGGTGCCTACTCCGGGGGCGCGGGGCCGACTCGGCACCATCACCCCGCTCACCACTTCCACCATCATGGCCAGGCGCAGCCCGGGCTGCACCctccgctgccgccgccgccccctCCGCTGCCCGGGGCCCGGGTGCTGGTGGACGCCGGCTCGGCGCTGCCGCGGCTCTATGGCGGCTACCAGACGGATTGGGTGTGTGGCGGCCAATGGAACGCCATGCTGGGCTACTTGTCAGCGCTGTGCCAGGCTTGTGCCTATCCTGGCGGCGACGGCCTGGAGCTCGTGGTCATGTTCCCGGGGGGCCTGGGCAAGGACCGGCTGGCCGAGTGGGGCCGTCGGTGCCAGGCCGAGCGGCAGACAGCGCAACTGATCGTGGGACACGTGGGCAACAAGGGCACCCCTCCACCGCGGGCCTGGTTCCTGCCACCGGCCTGCCTGAGCCACTGCGTGAGGCTAGCACTCATCCGCTTCCG from Nomascus leucogenys isolate Asia chromosome X, Asia_NLE_v1, whole genome shotgun sequence includes these protein-coding regions:
- the FAM120C gene encoding constitutive coactivator of PPAR-gamma-like protein 2 isoform X3, which translates into the protein MGVQGFQEFLEKRCPGAVVPVDLLKLARTVSRQQQQQHLHRQLPPTAALAPGAPRAARGSVPLQPPLPPAALGAYSGGAGPTRHHHPAHHFHHHGQAQPGLHPPLPPPPPPLPGARVLVDAGSALPRLYGGYQTDWVCGGQWNAMLGYLSALCQACAYPGGDGLELVVMFPGGLGKDRLAEWGRRCQAERQTAQLIVGHVGNKGTPPPRAWFLPPACLSHCVRLALIRFRVKQAAML